The following are from one region of the Sorghum bicolor cultivar BTx623 chromosome 2, Sorghum_bicolor_NCBIv3, whole genome shotgun sequence genome:
- the LOC8084108 gene encoding uncharacterized protein LOC8084108 produces MAPFCSSVASRGLALQTALVVSPPPRCRGTPVISASPHAHRQSLIGSTTTNSSGTSPIKRTTRIRAVDPASANSLGEGNLVIPIPDLLSVLSWPWMFGAAIAAAVPLYRRFRTLEDNVEKAAEAAIEVIDSVAEATEKVAVDVAEAFPGNETLKQAATKIKAIADEIEEDADKAEALIEKVDEIKREVDSIIDPLIDKVTKNKS; encoded by the exons ATGGCCCCGTTCTGTTCTTCGGTTGCTTCCAGAGGCTTGGCACTTCAGACCGCCCTTGTGgtttctcctcctcctcgctgCCGTGGGACTCCGGTGATCTCTGCATCACCTCATGCTCACCGCCAAAGTCTTATCGGCTCAACGACGACGAATTCTTCAGGCACGAGCCCGATCAAAAGAACTACACG AATCCGTGCGGTAGATCCAGCCTCTGCAAATTCTTTAGGCGAAGGAAACCTCGTAATCCCAATACCAGACCTGCTTTCAGTTCTATCATG GCCCTGGATGTTTGGTGCGGCCATAGCTGCAGCAGTACCTCTCTACAGAAGGTTCAGAACACTAGAAG ATAACGTGGAgaaggcggcggaggcggcgatCGAGGTGATCGACTCGGTGGCGGAGGCGACGGAGAAGGTCGCCGTCGACGTTGCCGAGGCGTTCCCCGGCAATGAAACTCTGAAGCAGGCTGCCACCAAGATTAAGGCGATCGCGGATGAGATCGAGGAAGACGCCGACAAAGCTGAGGCCCTGATTGAGAAG GTTGACGAGATAAAAAGAGAGGTGGATTCAATTATCGATCCTCTAATCGACAAGGTCACGAAGAACAAATCCTAG
- the LOC8084109 gene encoding probable mixed-linked glucan synthase 8 isoform X2: MWLWWISIVGDFWFGVTWLLNQVAKLNPIKRVPDLTLLSQQFDLPDGNSNLPRLDVFINTVDPINEPMIYTMNSILSILAVDYPIDRTATYLSDDGGSIIHYEGLLETANFAKLWVPFCRKHSIEPRAPESYFSVKSRPYTGNVPDEFADDHRCMSKEYDEFKVRLDALFTKIPERSDAYNAEAKEGVKATWMADGTQWPGTWFDPAENHKKGQHAGIVKVMLNHPGDEPRFGGPASAETPLDFSAVDVRLPMLVYISREKNPSYDHQKKAGAMNVQLRVSALLTNAPFIINFDGDHYVNNSQAFRAAMCFMLDRRDGDNTAFVQFPQRFDDVDPTDRYCNHNRVFFDATLLGLNGIQGPSYVGTGCMFRRIAVYGIDPPRWRTDAFKLVDNPNKYGNSMPFINSIPSAANQEWSMTSPPAHEESVMEELNNVMKCAYEDGTEFGKEIGWVYNIATEDVVTGFRVHRTGWRSMYCRIEPDAFRGTAPINLTERLYQILRWSGGSLEMFFSHCPLLAGRRLNFMQRIAYTNMTAYPISSVFLVFYLLFPVIWIFRGEFYIQKPFPTYVLYLVIVIVMTELIGMVEIKWAGLTLLDWIRNEQFYIIGATAVYPLATLHIVLKLVLRGNGVSFKLTAKQATSTVNEKYAEMYVVQWAPLLIPTIVVIAVNVGAIGAAIGKAIVGGWSLLQMADASLGLVFNAWILVLIYPFALGIIGRWSKRPYILFILFMIGFVVVAAVVVAIHAARTGSFRFHFRHSGGASFPTSWGF; the protein is encoded by the exons ATGTGGCTCTGGTGGATATCCATCGTTGGAGATTTCTGGTTTGGTGTCACTTGGTTGCTAAACCAAGTTGCAAAACTCAACCCTATCAAGCGTGTCCCAGACCTTACCCTCTTGAGCCAACAATTCGATCTCCCTGATGGCAACTCTAATCTCCCCAGGCTTGATGTTTTTATCAACACCGTTGATCCCATAAATGAGCCTATGATATACACTATGAATTCTATCCTATCCATTCTTGCTGTAGATTACCCAATTGATAGGACTGCTACCTACCTCTCGGATGATGGAGGGTCCATAATCCATTATGAGGGCTTGCTTGAGACTGCAAATTTCGCAAAACTTTGGGTTCCATTTTGCCGAAAACATAGCATTGAGCCGAGAGCTCCTGAGAGCTATTTTTCTGTGAAGTCACGCCCGTACACAGGAAATGTACCAGATGAGTTTGCTGATGATCATAGGTGCATGTCTAAGGAGTATGATGAGTTCAAGGTGCGTTTGGATGCACTTTTTACTAAAATCCCTGAGCGCTCAGATGCATACAATGCAGAGGCCAAAGAAGGTGTGAAGGCAACCTGGATGGCAGATGGAACACAATGGCCAGGAACATGGTTTGACCCTgctgaaaaccacaagaaagggCAACATGCTGGAATTGTTAAG GTTATGTTGAATCACCCAGGCGATGAACCCCGGTTTGGTGGACCAGCAAGTGCTGAAACCCCTCTGGACTTCAGTGCTGTTGATGTGAGGCTCCCAATGCTTGTCTATATCTCCCGTGAGAAGAATCCAAGCTATGATCATCAAAAGAAAGCAGGCGCCATGAACGTGCAGCTGCGGGTCTCTGCACTTCTGACTAATGCTCCCTTCATCATCAATTTTGATGGTGACCACTACGTCAACAACTCCCAAGCCTTCCGAGCTGCAATGTGCTTCATGCTGGATCGGCGTGATGGCGACAACACTGCTTTTGTTCAGTTCCCACAACGCTTTGATGATGTCGACCCAACAGACAGGTACTGCAATCACAACCGTGTCTTCTTTGATGCCACCTTGCTTGGTCTAAATGGCATCCAGGGACCCTCCTATGTTGGCACCGGTTGCATGTTCCGTCGGATTGCTGTCTATGGTATTGATCCACCTCGTTGGAGAACTGATGCCTTCAAGCTTGTGGACAACCCCAACAAGTATGGCAACTCAATGCCCTTCATCAACTCCATACCATCAGCTGCGAACCAAGAATGGTCCATGACATCACCACCGGCGCATGAGGAGTCTGTCATGGAAGAGCTGAATAATGTCATGAAGTGTGCATATGAGGATGGTACTGAGTTTGGAAAGGAAATAGGCTGGGTGTACAACATTGCTACGGAGGATGTGGTGACCGGCTTCCGAGTACACCGGACAGGGTGGCGATCCATGTATTGCCGCATAGAACCAGATGCTTTCCGTGGCACTGCACCAATCAACCTCACTGAGCGCCTGTACCAGATTCTGCGCTGGTCAGGCGGTTCCCTTGAAATGTTCTTCTCACACTGCCCACTCCTTGCTGGTCGTCGGTTAAACTTCATGCAACGGATTGCCTACACCAACATGACAGCCTACCCAATCTCATCAGTCTTCCTTGTTTTCTATCTCCTCTTCCCTGTCATATGGATCTTCCGTGGCGAGTTCTACATACAGAAGCCATTCCCCACATATGTGTTGTATCTCGTCATCGTCATAGTAATGACAGAACTGATTGGCATGGTCGAGATCAAGTGGGCTGGCCTCACGTTGTTGGACTGGATCCGCAACGAGCAGTTCTACATCATCGGGGCAACAGCCGTTTACCCATTAGCAACGCTGCACATTGTGCTGAAGCTAGTCCTTCGTGGGAATGGTGTTTCGTTCAAGCTGACAGCAAAGCAGGCTACAAGCACCGTGAACGAGAAGTATGCTGAGATGTACGTAGTGCAGTGGGCGCCACTGCTGATCCCCACAATAGTGGTGATCGCCGTGAACGTCGGAGCGATTGGGGCGGCAATTGGCAAGGCGATTGTTGGGGGATGGTCGCTCCTGCAGATGGCCGATGCGTCCCTCGGACTGGTGTTCAACGCATGGATCCTGGTGCTGATCTACCCGTTTGCGCTCGGGATCATAGGGCGGTGGAGTAAGAGGCCCTATATCCTGTTCATCTTGTTCATGATTGGCTTTGTTGTAGTAGCGGCAGTGGTTGTTGCCATCCATGCAGCGCGCACTGGTTCTTTTAGGTTCCATTTCAGACATTCAGGCGGTGCTAGTTTCCCTACAAGCTGGGGTTTTTAG